The Aedes albopictus strain Foshan chromosome 2, AalbF5, whole genome shotgun sequence region ttcttttccgtcctccgctgcactggcgtcgtcgtttcttccgttgccgtgggctcccgtgcctacgttctccacgccgttcaggtactgatcgaagtgctgcgtccacctttcgatcacctcacgtccgtccgtcaaaaagcctctgtctttatccctgcatatttcggctcgcggcacgaagccgttgcgggaagcgttgagcttctgatagaacttccgtgtttcttgggaacggcacagcagttccatttcttcacactacgcttcttccaggcggctctttttctcccgaaagaggcgggtctgctgtttccggttctgtttgtaacgttccacgttctgtcgtgtCCCTTGCTGCgggcattaccgccctcgctgcgttcttctcctccaaaaccgttctgcactcttcgtcgaaccattcgttccgtcgattccgttccacgtacccgatggtgctctctgctgcgtcgttgatggctgctttcactgtactccagcagtcctctagaagggcctcatcgagcttgccctcgtctggcaacgcggcttcgagattctgcgcgtatgctgaggcgacatccgattgcttcagtcgctctaggttgtaccgtggcggtcgccggtaccgtacattgttgatgacggagagttttgggggcCGACCATTACCCCTCCTTAATCTTCGGCTTTGATTTGACTTACGCACTTATTGTGGTGTGGCAATGATGCAAAATTAAATGTAAATGAAAATTCATTGAGAAAAATTTCGGAGAAATAGCGGAAGGAATCCCGGTGAATTGTAGCGAGAAAGCCCTCAAAGATTTATTGGAAATCGAGAGAGAAAGAAAAACTGGGAGTAATTCCGGCTAGGAACATTAAGAAAACTCAAGAAAGAACCCCAAAAACATCtaagagaaatcctgagagaaactgcgAGCGAAATCATGCGTGGATATCGAAGAAAAACATCGAAAAactctctagaagaaatccctggataaacttctgcaagaacctcgcaaaaatcctgaaaggaactgTTGGacagctatcccggaaaaccatttagagaaattcctggagcaactttgGATAAGTCTCGAAACCATCTCCGGGAGGGATACAGCGAGAAACTTGAGAAACCCtctgacacagacaaacagacgtctcactctagtcACTTCTCATcattaccctttttaacggttagttcaaatattttgtaattcgcaaatcgctcggtcacggcgcccgcatcgtttttactcctgtttgacgtttgttcactaccgccatctactgagtggtttgcgtaacacagcttggttagcattgggcgattatgctttcgtaacgatgatttttatcgcaatttgttccaagtgatacgtctgtttgtctgtgcctctgaaaaaatcccgggaggtacCCCAGCAGTGAAAAACTTCGGCAGAAATTCTATCGTGATTTCCATTTTTCCATTGGATTTTCATCgaaatctcaacattactacaCCATTAGCACAGATaagcagacatccaagtccagttccaaaactgtgttaGCAATTTAACGGTTAGATCGTTAGATTGTCTGTGGAACTATGTATTGAACTCTCTGGATGTTTTTAGAGTGTTTGGATGTCAATTCTTATTAAAAGAAATTTTCGGTGGAGTTGTCAAATCGATTTCTTGCATTCACCCAAAAGAATTATTCTGGAAAAATCTATATTCCATAACTATTCCATTCCATAACTTGGAAGGATTCAGCTAATTGGTGGGATTTCTTCGgtagaaaatttgaaatttttctttGAAACGTCCACTAATTGTTAAGGATtttttgacgggcttggtggtctagtgactgctgcttctgatttatatgcagaaggtcctgggttcaatccctggcccgtccctttcctcttactttgtttctttctatatactttctctctgctctctacatagaTTGGGAATTGCAAAATTTACCATCATTGAGTTATTGAGAACAGAACAATAACACAATGAGTTAATCTCTTGGCATCCAGAAAAAGGGTAAATTTAGTTATTTACTCCAAGTTTTTCGGATGGAAAGTAATTGTAAACAAATGTCAAGTTGTATTTCCATTTATCCAACCAAATTTGAATCTTTGTCATTTGTTTTCAACGGCGATGTTTCATTTAACTCGCAAGAGATCAACAATATCTCATCAAttacaaaattagttatgatagcaaaataagacattcagttgTTATTCTACTAATTTTCAAATCACTTACTAAATGACAAtcaaatggcatattttgatatgatatcatattatgctacaTATTTACATGTTATTTTAAGATTTTCATAAAGAACTCATGAATGTCAAAATTAATTGtgataataaaatttgttattatttagtttttcgtttgccattcacctctacccgggaaaggtaaaagtgctccatacactgttttttgatagcatgcttctgagatgagaaaatagcaagtgagtgttcccatccctgcatgggaaataggctgagaaatttcatatgatctgcaaacagccctacaTAGTAGTATGACGTAAAAAAAACGCAGTTCTTTAGTAGGAGATAAGATAATGTGCGGAGATTTATTACTCTACAACTAGGTAATAATTGCATTTCAATCGCATCAATCGTTTAAAATATAAACATCATCATCCGGATCCTCCTCCGGCTCCTCCTTCATCATCGGATGGCCAACGTAGACGGCGGCGGCGGTCGTTTCGTCCACTGAAGTCAACTGCACCGGATTGACTCCGCACATGGGCAAATGCTTCTCGTAGGCTGGGCCGCCGAAGAAAATGTGCAAGCACCTATTACAGGAGTAGGTCTTTTTCCTGTTGAACTTCTGATGAAGTGCGAGCAGACTCTTCTTCTTGAACCGACGCCAGCAGAACTCGCACAGAAACGGCTTGCTTTGGACATTTATCGTGCTGTTTTGATTGTAGCGGAGCCGGTGCTCCTCCGTACAGTGAACATCCAAGTCCGCTTGAGTTCGGAACATGTGATTGCAAGCGCAGCACCGGTGCCACGTGAACTCAATAATACTGAATCCTTCGGTCGTTTCCGCTAGTCGATACTGAGTAGGCCGTAGATCGCTGAGTTTCAGATCAGATGTTATCTCGCAGTAGCCCATGCTGTACGGATCGGCATTTGGGTCGGCTAGGGATTGAACATTGCTGACAAGAAGAGTAGGCTCTGGATCCGGGTCGAAGATGCTGTGTTCCATTGGTTGGTGTTCTTCCTCGTACATGTCCCGCTCCAACTCGTACTCTGCTCGACCATGCTCCGATCGTAGGTGGCCGAATAGGGTATGCTTCTTCTCGAACACAAGATAGCACTCTCGGCAGCAGAACACGTTACTTTGCAATGCCTGGTGATGATAACGCAGAGCATCCTCGTACGGGAAATGGGAATAGCAAATCGGGCACTGGTGCGGAGCTCTAACCAATTGATTTTTCTTATGCACTTGGTTGGAGTGTGTCTCGAGATCTTTCGACGATACGAAAGCTTGACGACATCCGCAGCAACGGAGCGCAAGGAAAGTCAACTCCATGTAGTAATATCGATCCAGGGTCAGTTCATAAAAGGAGGGATCATAGTTCTGCAGATAGACCAGACTGTTGTTGGTTCTACCGCTGCTTGTTGGCGATGGTTGTTGCTGAGACTCATCTACGTCTACAATGAGTCCACGCTTGCTCCTCTTCCTGAGCAATTCGTCCGATTCCAGGCACAACTTGCGGAAGCTGTAAGCTGCCTTTAGTTGACTCACGCAAGGGACGCAAATCTCCTGCGGCATGCCGACTTCCTCGGGCAAAACCTGCGGAATAAAATCTAGTTGCATTCCCGGGAACGAATGGCCAATTCCCACTTACCGAGACACTTCCTACGAACTCCAGCATGGAAGCCAGCGTTGCCTTTGCTCCCCCTCTACTGCTACCGGTATCATCTTGATGGTGATCGTCTTCTAGGAACAACGAAAcgaaaggagcggaaccattttTGTCACGCCGGCAAACTCGGCATACGGCACTGTTGCCGCTACTTTGAAAGGACATTACATTGACCTCTTTTACGGTCGCTTTTTTGCTAATATTAGGAAGTAAAACTCGGAAAAAATTAATACGATCTCTGCGCGATGGTTTCACAACAGATATGGCTGCCGATTGACAGTTATTTTGTTGATTATTTATGACGAGGTGCTGTTCAAATAGGGGTGATCAGTTATTTTTCGGTGACAAGCTAGTCGACCAGTTTCAATCTTTACGTGACTTTTGCTTTATTGACTTTGTCCTAAAAAATCAACAAACTTTTATAAATAACTGCCATCAAACACAACAATATTTCTTGAAAAACACTGTTCTCGTTGTTATTTTCTCTGCTATTACACTTATTTTGATAGAAATATTAATATTTATTGCTAAAACATCAGAACTATAATTCAGTGTTGTGAAAGTGATTATaggctaggggcaggacagatctaacgagagcaaatctgtgttcgaggtgttgttcagaattcttcacagttcctcagaatttctcccatttatgccaaagtgtgatctggcatcaatgtcaaactgcaaagtgttgcgtgtgctgaatgaaaatttcggttttggggatgtctttcaataaatttcgtcgatcatcgacaaaaagagttactcagaaatactcagagttgctctcgtttgcacagtgtcttgcccctagattatAGGTGTTTATTGGAAAGCTACAGGACATGAATTCACACCGGCCAAAAGTGTGCCGCATTTGTCGTGCACCGGACAATGACGACCTGATCTCGGTTCGGCTGATCCAGGACCACATCACCATCGCTCGGATGGTGGAGGAACTCACCGGGATACAGGTATAAACGTTGTAAATTGAAACTACGACTGAATTAATGTGCGTAATTTTCCTGCAGGTGATGCAGGACAAACATCTCCCGCAAAACATTTGCCTCCAGTGCCTGGAACGGCTGCGGAACGCGCACCAACTTCGCCAGCAGTGCATCGAATCGGACCGACTGCTGAGAGAAGAACTTGGTCCAGGAGAAAGAAAACGTAACGATGACACGGTAAAGTTGGAAATCGTAGCCTTGGATGAGCAACCGGGACGAGAGGAAGCTGTTCAGGAAGTCTCAATGCCAGGTGATATGGAATCAGCTGAAAAAGTGGATCTAGATATCATAGTAGAGGAGACAGAAGAAGAATCATTAGGAGGAGTAGCGGAGGAACGAGAGGGTAACAAACTGGCAGCTGCACAAGAGCTGATAGATATTCTGGCTCCAGAGGAGAACGTTGGTGTCACAAATCAGGCATTGTCATATTTGCATGACTACGATGAGAACGATTACGAAGTGTTGCTGGAAAGTGAGTATTTCGATTATGTCAGGTTTACTGCAGCGATTTGCTGTGGTTGTGCGGAGCGATTTGAAGATAGAGAGGATCTGATGCTACATGGCTTGACTGTTCATCAATCTGAAACGAAACGCTATCGAGAGACGGAGAACAAGGAATGTCCAGTTTGTTACGATCAATTTTTAAACTTGGATGCTCTTTCGTTTCACCAAAACCGTATCGGTTTAGAACTGTATCATTGCCACGAATGCGGCTTACTGTTGGAGAATCGGGAGCATTTGGTTTACCATCTGGAAACAGTTCACTCAATCGTCGAAGAATTGACTCAAGAAGGCAACGAGGAGACGATCGACGAGGACACGAAAAGCAATCGCGGTCTGGCTAGAACATTGGTGGATTTCAGTGAAGATCAGTACCGATTGCTGGTGACGGATGAGGACTACGACTTGATAGAATTTCTCTGGCTTCAATGCTGCGGTTGTGAAAGATTATTCGAACATAGAGAGGAATTTGAGGCTCATTCAAAGGAACACCATCTACCTAAGCGAAAACCGCAAGACGAACAAAATCCGTTTGAATGCAGTATATGCTATGAGAGATTTTCCAAAAAAGCATCGCTAACGTTCCACCGAAATAAGCCCACCAAACGACGGATGGTTTGCCGGGTTTGTGAAGGCATTTTCGAAGGGAGGAGCGCCATACAAAAGCATATGGTGGATTGCCATAAAATGGTCGCCGAGAAGGATGATTTCGAGGATATTAAGCCTGTAATAGAAGAAGATATGGAAGTTGATGAATACGACCACATAGTGGAGGAAGAGTGCAAAAGTGATGCCTACAGCGTTCAAGGGATTGAATTCATAGAGGAAGCACTGACTGAAGACGATCAAGATATTGTGAGTAGAAATAATTTGAATATTATCAACTAGACTCCAGATAGATCCAGAATGTGCATTAAAAATACGTATAATTTCATGCACATTCGTCAACTTTACTTGCGGCAAACTAAAAAAGTGCCCAACAgaaccaattgattttttttttctggtaacgCATTGAAACGATAATCGCTTTACGAAACGTTGCCCAACAAAATCAAATGAGTCTGTGGTGCAGGCCTGGTAGCGATTCGGTTACTATTATCGagtcggtcactaaaaagtcactatttgcttgaaaaagtcactaaagtcactttcagtaaattggtcactaaagtcactattttcgttaatctgactacattgaaaaacatttattgtcaaaattgatggacaaaatttcctcagaaacctGATTTTTAAATGCTGGATTAGTACGACTGGTAATATtgttattcctaaaaaaatggctttctcagtcttggacttTTCAAACCGGCTcgttttgcttttcccgacgtttcagctcttttattgggcctttttcaagggcatagctgtcaaccgttcctcgttacatTGAAATTTGCCGAGTTTGTGGGGGGGAGCTTCTTATATACAATTTTGAACATTAATTTAACAATTTTTGGACACTGAGACACTAGTGCAATTATCatcgacatgcactacactggaCGATAGACTGAGCTGCGCCGCTTATCGTACTATTATTATTGTTGTCTTTATTAACCTTCATCACGTTGGGAGCAGCTCGGTTTGGATCAAACAtaactgtacctacaattttctcgcatttaatgaatttctgaaatattatacTTTTTCTATAACAACATTGCAATATTCCTTaagtattttcatttaaaatttcagtTTAACTATATCACCCCATATCTACGCGTTATTTCAAACTATTAAGAATTAGATATTTGGATTGATTTTAGCGGATCGGAGTACGATAACACATACCCATGCACGTGTGTAGTGCATTGACTAGGATCAATCGGAAATTTGTAGCTCAAGAACTTTTATAATAGGTAAAGAATAGATTGTTGGTATTTTTTTCAGTAGATTGCAGAACTATTTCTGTTACAAATGCGAGATGAATATCTGATGAAACTATTGGAGGTACTATAATATAGTACACTATAGTAACATCATTTTTTTGTACATAGATCAGTTTTTCAACTGCGTCTTCGAGAAATTGattgaacagttttttttttttcagaaatccagtttctctttggtttctctaaATCATTTCTGAGAAAGTTTTGCAGGAGTgcagtttgaaaattttcaatattcTTCACAGTTTATTTTCACCCTCTACTTACCTCTAAAGTACAATCGATTTTcggcgaactcgagacaaacgcaAATGCTATCTGCTTGTTCAATTAGAAAACTATTGATAGACAATTAAACAactttacaactatttttttcattgcttttgattttttttttttcattgcattgAAGACTATCGTATGCAGATGATACCACACAAATTTCTGCGGAATCTAAGAAGTATAGACTCGAGAAAATTAGATTTTGGGAATCTTTTACAAACAAAGAATTAGGAAAAAGTATATTTCTTAGAGACAGAAATACTAAACAGATGGCAATGAAACAATTTTGTAAAATTACCTATgtaccgtgcggtacccatattctgaacggttaagggaatctaacaacaaacattaaaataaatggaagttcttgttgctagagataatgcttcacattaccatcaagtgtgtttgttgtctagctaaatgtataaaataaattaaatctcataataacttccagtctctgatctagacatatttttgtttgtggaccacgtgttcctaattatggacaccataagaagccgtggtcctaattctgaacacatagtgttACTTACTATGTACAAACACTTTCTCTACATTCGCAGTTCAGtcaaaaacgatatgttttgtaacgattggataatagaggggcttaataaaattaacacctcaactctcgattcaatatatgcttcataaaaggaaaatctattttgcgttagccgactgttcagaatatggagctgtctataatatggtgctcgcacggtatgtaggaatattgtttggaaatttcatttgatttggtcAAACCTTCAGAAAGTTGTGGCCGTATTTATATTTGTCTCGGGAATCTATAATTTTTGTATTTGTTCttcgaagaaaatgaaattttcgtGCTTGTGGGCAATGGACGACAATTTGTTGTAAGGAACGTGTGCATTGGAATTCGCCCACAGTAATATAAAACTATTAAcggatttatttttttctcattgaaaaataaTGTGCTGCAACCAAAGAAGAACCTGGAAAATCATTAAGAATACAAGGAATGCGCTTTGCATTGTGCCAATTAATGATATTTCGATATaaaataaaatttcttgaaaataacaGGGTTTTCAAAGTTTCGGTCGCTCGACTAGTATTCGATTACTGAATAATATATTAATCAGTATCAGCAGGACGGCTCCAGAAGCACGTCCTACTTATAGTATGCATTATTATTTCGTTGTATTACCGTAACGtgagtagatcaccttagaatggtgcgttgcggtgtaagatctaccaaatcaaattttgatctcgaTATTTACCGTAGGGTAGCGAACTACTTggacagtggccggtattttgggcactttctgctataactcagtcaattccaaatcaATTGACTTGCAATTTCGTACACGGCTACGTACTGTGCGTATCTCACCACGTTTAAAAAATGTGTcagttggttcaaaattggctgcgttatagcagaaaagtgccctaactgggacccctgccgagattgttccacttccctatttccCTAATATtctaagatcaaagtttgatgcacttttattgTGTTTATgtagtatttttgtttcaatgtactgttaattaaccctctctttcccatggtagcacaggtaatccactactttgcactgttcatacaaatacaggataagttagatcattcccattttttcgtcagatgtttgtatatgtttgatgaactattatgccagatttggtcaaaaattctctgctcgtttttgttttagagttaaatgaacagtgcaaagtagtggatcacctgtgctaccatgggtaaGAGAGGGTTAACATTTTTTGTCAGCAGTGTCGTATGATATtaataatattgaaaaaatatgtaactgtggcgagcgtatcactaatatgtagcttatttgacgtacgatgttgatattattttatatttcggattaacaaccgaagaatctagtaattcaaccaaatgccatcaagatgacgaggaaaccaggatgaattgggcagacaactgattcgaagcagtctaacaatggtgtgcctgaacgttgaccaagcgtatcctttggagtttaccctttcaCTAACAAAACccgaattcccgtgacgcctagacctgagagatcgtagagctgtctacatttttcataagtgtccaaaactaaccatcctttctcaTCCcttagcagtcgcaaggacgtggccaggacagtgctcgaccattggaggattgcgtcagtcttgtctaagagtcagagattagtcccaaatctttgtgctttggttcgaacgggaagaaggcaaccctcataacagcggtttaGGACTGTACCATCtatgaatttgtgcgactcgctcaatgctaatgctaatgcattATTattatgtgggcttcgtggccgagcggttaacggcgtcagtcgtttaggcgtctcgtaagcctcggagtgtgggttcgattcccgctccagtcggggaatacttttcgtcggacgaaaaattctccactgggccactgggtgctgTGTTgttcgttgtcaaatgttagtattgttcagtctgtagaggccgcaaggtcaaagacggtgttgttCGCCCTTTTCAAAATAAGTTCTAAATTGCTAAAtgtcattttccaaaaataaataaaaacagatTTGAGTGTAGTTCGCAAACGACCAGACGCGTTTTTTGTTGCTCGAATAAATCAAAAGAATTACCGTCCGTAATCACCGTTTTAATCGTACATTTGGTCCTATCGGCCGGATTGGACAGTGCTTGGAATGGAAAGCCGTCTTTCCTACCGTCGTTTTTCGTAATTCGTGATTATTTTCATCGTTTCCCGTGCGTAATTTCAACACCGAGTTGAGGTTATGGTCTAACGTTtcgagtacagtagacgttcgatatctgcaacatgtttacgttccacttaccgaatgaaattcgataactgcaacaactgacagacgtcaaagaactgtcagtcgctgccgaatgcagccaatgtgcattcagaaaacatcgtactgcaacaaaagtgcatgcgaaaaacatcgcatcgctgttgacatttgattttgacggatagcggtgcgataactgcaaaattgttgcacttaacggatttgcacttaaaaagcattgcagttaaaccgtttgcaccgagcgaacgtctactgtatgtctGCCGCCGGACGTACACCACATTCGCCGTCGCGAAGCCAGGCGCCGCCGCCAAAACATCAATTCACCGTCGCCCAAaccccgccaccgccgccgcctcgTACTTGGGAAAAACATCCGCCGAGGGATGAGACCAATACTCCAAAAACTGCGTTCGGTGCTAGCTCTGTTTATCCTATGCGGCATATGAAAAGTCGAGGATTGATCCTGTCCAGCATGCAACGAATATATACCTACGTGGACCGCTTCAACCCAGAAACAACTTCCACGTCGGAGCTGGAGATTAGATTGGAAACCCTGCAGAGCATCTACAGCAAATTCAATGCCGTTCAGGATTCCATCATCGCCCAAGCCGAAACAGAAGAAGAATTGCAAGATGTTGAGGAGAAAGCTGAGCAGTTTGAAACTATGCTGTTTACAACGAAAGCAAGAATTGTCGATTTTCTTCGCAGGACTGAGGATAGTCAATCGTTGCCTGATGCCCCGTCGGCGGTAGCTGATCAAAATGTGTTCAAACTTCCGCCTATCCAGTTGCCAGTATTCGACGGAGATGTGATGCAGTGGCTCCCATTCAGTGACTCGTTCACAGCTATGATACATGACAACCGTGGGCTTTCGGAAATCCAAAAGTTCCATTATTTGAAATCGTCACTGAGAGGACCGGCATTGGAGATAGTCAATACGCTGGAGACTACATCGGGCAACTACAACATTGCGTGGGACTTACTGCGGAATCGGTATCAAAATAAGAGAGTTCTAATGGAGAAATACGTCAGAGGTCTATTCAACCTACCGATTCTCTCGAAGGAATCCGGCAAGGATCTACGTAAGCTTCATACGGACCTGAACAAACATGTGGCTGTCATCAACCAACTTGGCATTCCTACGCAGGCTTGGGACAAAATTATCGTCATACTGATATCCCAAAAATTGGACCCTTTCACGTACAAAGAGTGGGAAAATGACACAAATCCGACAGAACTGCCGTCACTAAATAACTTTAACAGTTTTTTGGAGAGGCGCTGTCAAACACTAGAAGCTCGTGAGGTCAACCGACTGAGTCAGCTCAGCATCAGCACGGGAATGAAGCCAGCCATCCGAGCAACACCACGGCCAATGTTAGCTCATCCCAGCACACAGGCACCTTGCCTGCTAGAATGCTCAACGCCGCATCCATTATTCATGTGCCCGAAGTTCACGGAAAAGCATCCATCAGAACGTATCGATACGTTGCGAACCCTCGGCTTGTGCTTCAACTGTATGAGATCAAACCACATGGCTAATGTTTGTCAAGCTCGTTGCTGCCAAAAATGTGGTGCTAAACATAACACCATGCTACACATTGAACATCAAGATGATACCGTTGCTTTGAACTCTTGTGGATCGCCATCGGTTCCACCAACTCAAATCCTCCTAGCAACAGCGGTAGTTTTGATTGCTGATCGCCAAGGAGATTATATTCCGTGCCGTGCTATGCTTGATTCCGGATCCCAAACCAGTTTTATTAGCAGTAATCTGGTCCGCACACTTCGACTGCAGTCAAACGGAAAGCGATTGGCCATTCGCGGTATCGGAGGCACAAGTTGTAAGACTACGATGAGTGTCCAAGGTACAGTCAAGTCTAGGTTCACCGATTTCACCGTGCAACTGGAGTTTGTGGTCATCGACGAAATAACCGGAATCATACCAGCGAGAAAATACAATCCTTCCGACTTGGACTTACCAACGGGAATAGCAGTAGCGGATCCAAGCTTCTATAAGCCGGCCAGAATTGACGTCCTGCTTGGAGCCGAAGTATTCCACGAAATTCTTGTTGGGGAGCCAATCGTTCGTCGTAACCTACCTGCGCTGCAAAACACTCAGTTTGGCTTCGTCGTGTCAGGAAAAATGAACAACTCACCGCCACAACGTAGCGGTCCACTCTGCCATCTACAAACACAGGAAATCTATGAGGACGCTAACGTGGAAATGTTATGGAGACTCGAAGAACATGACAGTGCTGCATCACAGATTGACGAAGAGTTGGAGTGCGAATCACATTTCGTGAAAAATACCGTTCGTGACAGTGATGGGCGTTTTATGGTGCAGCTTCCGTTTAAAGAAAATCCGAATGTTTTGGGAGATTCAAAATGCTACGCCATGAGTATGTTTTTGAAGCTGGAGGCTAGACTAAGCCGGGATCAATTGCTGCGTTCGATGTACATTGATTTTATGCGTGAGTATCAAACTTTGGGACACAtgcaagaaatttccgaaaactgCCTTCCAGCTACATCCTATTTTAT contains the following coding sequences:
- the LOC109406526 gene encoding zinc finger protein 572 — its product is MSFQSSGNSAVCRVCRRDKNGSAPFVSLFLEDDHHQDDTGSSRGGAKATLASMLEFVGSVSVLPEEVGMPQEICVPCVSQLKAAYSFRKLCLESDELLRKRSKRGLIVDVDESQQQPSPTSSGRTNNSLVYLQNYDPSFYELTLDRYYYMELTFLALRCCGCRQAFVSSKDLETHSNQVHKKNQLVRAPHQCPICYSHFPYEDALRYHHQALQSNVFCCRECYLVFEKKHTLFGHLRSEHGRAEYELERDMYEEEHQPMEHSIFDPDPEPTLLVSNVQSLADPNADPYSMGYCEITSDLKLSDLRPTQYRLAETTEGFSIIEFTWHRCCACNHMFRTQADLDVHCTEEHRLRYNQNSTINVQSKPFLCEFCWRRFKKKSLLALHQKFNRKKTYSCNRCLHIFFGGPAYEKHLPMCGVNPVQLTSVDETTAAAVYVGHPMMKEEPEEDPDDDVYILND